The Henckelia pumila isolate YLH828 chromosome 2, ASM3356847v2, whole genome shotgun sequence genome includes a window with the following:
- the LOC140883532 gene encoding protein ENHANCED DISEASE RESISTANCE 2-like isoform X1, with protein MAVSLSDGCKMEGWLHLIRSNRIGFQYPRKRYFVLQDHLLKSFRSVPISNDEDPVRSAIIDSCIRVTDNGRENIQRKVIFAFTLYNTTNPNDQLKLGANGPEEAAKWIQSFQESASKPDQSQRNFEFSGSEPQSLRLNCSYKNSRSINWSICSSSVGDAMTSDVVAPLPWKIFGCQNGLRSFKEAKDKEFHEQVRLVSFMNPLKSSEPFFFQPFQFFVVG; from the exons ATGGCTGTATCACTGAGCGATGGTTGCAAAATGGAGGGATGGTTGCATTTGATTCGCTCCAATCGGATTGGGTTTCAGTATCCAAGAAAACGCTACTTCGTTCTTCAAGATCACCTGCTCAAGAGCTTCAGATCTGTTCCGATTTCTAATGACGAG GATCCTGTTAGAAGTGCTATTATTGATTCCTGCATAAGGGTGACGGACAATGGGAGAGAGAACATTCAAAGAAAG GTCATTTTTGCTTTCACTCTTTATAACACAACTAATCCCAACGATCAGCTGAAG TTAGGAGCAAACGGTCCTGAAGAAGCTGCAAAATGGATCCAATCCTTCCAGGAGTCAGCTTCGAAG CCTGATCAGAGTCaaagaaattttgaattttccgGGAGTGAACCACAGTCATTGAG GCTAAACTGTTCCTATAAGAATTCACGATCTATAAACTGGAGTATATGTTCGTCCTCTGTCGGTGATGCTATGACATCTGATGTGGTTGCGCCTTTACCCTGGAAGATTTTTGGTTGCCAGAATG GTCTACGATCATTTAAAGAAGCCAAGGATAAAGAATTTCATGAGCAGGTCCGGTTGGTCAGTTTTATGAATCCACTAAAGTCTTCAGAACCGTTTTTTTTTCAACCATTTCAATTTTTTGTAGTGGGATGA
- the LOC140883529 gene encoding eukaryotic translation initiation factor 5B-like, whose translation MVRKKHTFGDQESGAAGGKSQEKGFVIEVLIGTELSEEAAVVEEKEDIDKILAELGGAPLVSKPVQMASAVLEEIAGDKETGEGTRESAASKKKKRKKEKEKEKKAAVEEKQEVTKNDMKIKVTDKKTPKHVREMQEKLAKLKQAEERKKREEEERLRKEEEEWRRQEELERLAEEKKLLKKEKEKEKLLKKKLEGKLLTGKQKEEARRLEAMRKQILANALELLVDPAGIPSNRPLYQKKKKSKSVAESNGAAPSNNGSKVLKEVHQEVASEVDSVEDENIEQVEPLSANDNAKTAEIVQENGNQEEEEKDDDEWDAKSWDDTDLKLSGKSAFGDEKVDSEPETFVKEEIRSVRIATESAELPVVATKHGLAERVASATVRDQNEEVKKKDSEVEDQMRETSGSDDNCVQNGQNLRSPICCIMGHADAGKTKLLDFIRGTNVQEGEAGGITQQIGATYFPAESIRARTKELKADAKLNVPGLLVIDTPGHECFSNLRSRGSELCDIAILVVNITCGLERQTRESLSLLKKSNTEFIVALNQVDRLYGWKTCTNAPIMKAMKQQSKDVQIQFNRKLTQVITQFKEQGLNTELYYKNKEMGETFSIVPTSAISGEGIPDLLLLLVQWTQKTMIERLTCSNKVQCNVLEVKVIEGHGTTIDVVLANGVLHEGDHIVVCGLQGPIVTSIRALLTPHPMKELRVKGTYLHHKEIKAAQGIKITAQGLEHAIAGTSLYVVGPDDDLEYIKGAMEDKKTVMSGFDKIDEGVYVQASSLGSLEALLELLKTPEFNVPVSGTSIGPVHKKDVMKASIMLEKKRDYGTILAFDVKVTPEARELADKLGVKIFVANVIYHLANQFKAYIGNLKEEKKKEAAEEAVFPCVLKIIPKHVFNKKDPIVFGVEILEGTAKVGTPLCVPGKDFIDIGRIASIANNKKPVEYAKKGQNVSIKIIGSNAEEQQKMFGRHFEIADELVSKISRNSLDALEEHYAEDLSAEEVILLSKLKRLFRIP comes from the exons ATGGTGAGAAAGAAGCATACTTTTGGTGATCAGGAGAGCGGTGCCGCTGGAGGTAAGTCGCAGGAGAAGGGATTTGTGATTGAGGTTTTGATTGGAACTGAATTATCAGAAGAAGCTGCAGTTGTGGAAGAGAAAGAAGACATTGACAAGATTCTGGCTGAACTTGGTGGAGCACCTCTTGTGTCGAAACCTGTTCAAATGGCTTCAGCTGTACTAGAAGAGATTGCTGGTGACAAGGAAACTGGGGAAGGAACCCGGGAGTCAGCAgcttcaaaaaagaaaaaaaggaagaaggaaaaagaaaaggagaAAAAAGCCGCTGTTGAAGAAAAGCAGGAAGTGACTAAAAATGATATGAAAATTAAAGTTACAGATAAGAAAACTCCAAAGCATGTCCGAGAAATGCAAGAGAAGCTTGCCAAACTAAAGCAAGCGGAAGAGCGGAAGAAGCGGGAAGAAGAGGAGAGGTTAAGGAAGGAAGAGGAGGAATGGAGACGGCAGGAAGAATTAGAACGATTAGCTGAAGAGAAAAAACTATTaaagaaggaaaaagaaaaggagaAGCTTCTAAAGAAAAAATTAGAAGGGAAGCTTTTAACGGGAAAGCAGAAGGAAGAGGCTCGCAGGCTGGAGGCAATGAGGAAGCAAATCCTTGCTAATGCGTTGGAGTTGCTGGTGGACCCTGCTGGAATACCTTCCAACCGACCTCTGTATCAAAAAAAGAAGAAGTCAAAGTCAGTTGCTGAATCTAATGGTGCTGCCCCTTCAAATAATGGAAGCAAGGTGTTGAAGGAAGTGCATCAAGAAGTTGCATCAGAGGTGGATTCTGTGGAAGATGAAAATATCGAACAGGTCGAGCCATTGAGCGCAAATGATAATGCGAAGACTGCTGAAATAGTCCAAGAGAATGGAAatcaagaagaagaagaaaaagatgatGATGAGTGGGATGCAAAAAGTTGGGATGACACTGATTTAAAGCTGTCCGGTAAAAGTGCATTTGGTGATGAAAAAGTTGACTCAGAGCCAGAAACTTTTGTAAAAGAGGAGATCAGGAGTGTAAGGATTGCAACTGAGAGCGCTGAGCTGCCTGTTGTTGCAACCAAGCATGGATTGGCTGAAAGAGTTGCTTCAGCTACAGTTAGAGATCAGAATGAGGAAGTTAAGAAGAAAGATTCTGAGGTTGAGGATCAGATGAGGGAAACTTCAGGATCAGATGATAATTGTGTTCAGAATGGACAAAATCTCCGCTCCCCAATTTGCTGTATCATGGGCCATGCTGATGCTGGAAAAACAAAGTTACTAGATTTCATCAGAGGTACTAATGTCCAAGAGGGCGAGGCTGGTGGAATTACTCAGCAAATAGGTGCAACCTATTTCCCTGCTGAGAGTATTCGTGCACGAACTAAGGAACTAAAGGCTGATGCTAAGCTGAATGTTCCAGGTCTGTTAGTCATCGATACCCCTGGACATGAATGTTTCTCTAATTTGCGATCTCGGGGATCAGAGTTATGTGATATTGCAATTTTGGTTGTCAATATAACGTGTGGATTAGAACGTCAGACCAGAGAATCGCTGAGTCTTTTGAAGAAGAGTAACACTGAATTTATTGTCGCCCTGAACCAA GTGGACAGACTGTATGGCTGGAAAACTTGTACGAATGCACCGATAATGAAGGCGATGAAGCAACAGTCAAAAGATGTCCAAATTCAATTTAATAGGAAGCTCACTCAG gttaTCACACAGTTTAAGGAGCAAGGGCTTAACACAGAGTTGTATTATAAGAACAAAGAAATGGGAGAAACTTTCAGCATTGTACCTACTAGTGCCATAAG TGGTGAAGGCATTCCTGATTTATTGTTACTGCTGGTTCAATGGACACAGAAGACTATGATTGAAAGGCTAACATGTAGCAACAAAGTGCAG TGCAATGTTTTGGAGGTTAAGGTGATTGAAGGTCATGGGACGACAATTGATGTGGTGTTGGCAAATGGTGTGCTTCATGAAGGGGATCATATAGTTGTTTGTGGCTTACAG GGACCCATTGTTACGTCAATCAGAGCATTATTAACTCCCCATCCAATGAAGGAGCTCCGAGTTAAG GGAACTTATTTGCATCATAAAGAAATCAAGGCTGCCCAAGGCATAAAGATAACTGCACAG GGCCTTGAGCATGCCATTGCCGGCACAAGTCTTTATGTTGTGGGACCCGATGATGATCTAGAGTACATTAAAGGAGCCATGGAAGATAAGAAAACAGTTATGAGTGGGTTTGATAAAATTGATGAGGGAGTTTATGTTCAAGCATCTTCTCTTGGGTCTTTAGAAGCATTACTGGAATTATTGAAGACTCCAGAATTTAACGTACCTGTCAGTGGTACAAGCATAGGCCCAGTACACAAAAAGGACGTGATGAAAGCAAGTATTATGCTTGAGAAGAAAAGGGATTATGGGACGATATTGGCGTTTGATGTCAAAGTAACACCTGAAGCTAGGGAACTTGCTGATAAACTCGGAGTTAAAATATTTGTTGCTAATGTTATTTACCACCTAGCCAATCAATTTAAGGCTTATATAGGTAATCTTAAGgaggaaaaaaagaaagaagctGCTGAAGAAGCAGTTTTTCCATGTGTTCTCAAAATCATACCGAAACATGTGTTTAATAAGAAGGATCCCATTGTCTTCGGCGTTGAGATACTAGAAGGCACCGCAAAG GTTGGAACTCCACTATGTGTTCCTGGAAAAGATTTCATTGACATTGGTCGTATAGCTTCCATTGCGAATAATAAGAAGCCTGTTGAATATGCCAAGAAAGGACAGAACGTTTCCATTAAG ATAATCGGCAGTAACGCAGAAGAGCAGCAGAAGATGTTCGGTCGGCATTTTGAAATTGCAGACGAGCTTGTGAGCAAAATCTCTAGAAACTCACTTGATGCACTGGAGGAACACTATGCG GAAGACTTGTCCGCAGAGGAGGTAATATTACTCTCAAAATTGAAACGACTCTTCAGGATACCATAA
- the LOC140883532 gene encoding protein ENHANCED DISEASE RESISTANCE 2-like isoform X2: protein MAVSLSDGCKMEGWLHLIRSNRIGFQYPRKRYFVLQDHLLKSFRSVPISNDEDPVRSAIIDSCIRVTDNGRENIQRKVIFAFTLYNTTNPNDQLKLGANGPEEAAKWIQSFQESASKPDQSQRNFEFSGSEPQSLRLNCSYKNSRSINWSICSSSVGDAMTSDVVAPLPWKIFGCQNGLRSFKEAKDKEFHEQWDDHPAIKG, encoded by the exons ATGGCTGTATCACTGAGCGATGGTTGCAAAATGGAGGGATGGTTGCATTTGATTCGCTCCAATCGGATTGGGTTTCAGTATCCAAGAAAACGCTACTTCGTTCTTCAAGATCACCTGCTCAAGAGCTTCAGATCTGTTCCGATTTCTAATGACGAG GATCCTGTTAGAAGTGCTATTATTGATTCCTGCATAAGGGTGACGGACAATGGGAGAGAGAACATTCAAAGAAAG GTCATTTTTGCTTTCACTCTTTATAACACAACTAATCCCAACGATCAGCTGAAG TTAGGAGCAAACGGTCCTGAAGAAGCTGCAAAATGGATCCAATCCTTCCAGGAGTCAGCTTCGAAG CCTGATCAGAGTCaaagaaattttgaattttccgGGAGTGAACCACAGTCATTGAG GCTAAACTGTTCCTATAAGAATTCACGATCTATAAACTGGAGTATATGTTCGTCCTCTGTCGGTGATGCTATGACATCTGATGTGGTTGCGCCTTTACCCTGGAAGATTTTTGGTTGCCAGAATG GTCTACGATCATTTAAAGAAGCCAAGGATAAAGAATTTCATGAGCAG TGGGATGATCATCCTGCAATAAAAGGGTGA